In Geoalkalibacter sp., a genomic segment contains:
- a CDS encoding serine protein kinase PrkA, whose protein sequence is MANSSTPTLAQHVAAVKQGKRRFENAFQGVARMILENEIEKVVVNARTTYDFKIFRQGRRHPVGMYDEINSFVAFVKDAAEGGSSKEMAFVLVGEPGNGKTFFVEYLCGKYREFIAREENRKHTFRFTGMERLGGYGKIALIESQTYEDPMILAMNLFDDPSENRRWLAEKGKFSDAELDALYANYRPLGACTSYIWNDIRIHCDGKIDEMLKFVEILPVPLTESLGTLTGKYAAKDKITSSAVDLLGEESIQRLLHISDTHNPYRFDLRRGALARVAGGGIHFSDEIYKNKKDLVQVYLGVIQNRMIEMDGYRWPIDTLIIATSNNAEFNRFLAEKEEAPIVDRCRVCYVSHNTNYKMQKQLTAYAIGSETKTTLTKEQLHQDPNLNYAASVAFILSRLPRSEKLTPIETMKLAAGEVAGEKSIKALAEVIDALNQEPDITRRFGQKGLGQRNLGRAVQLLGESSETNEGRCMFAYDIFGAVEKIILDYVSDANDRGKYLEDLKIAKELYRERIMTEMFNAYMDEPQAIRKDVMNYVNMIIGIDAENLGPDKMWKYKDPQTGQLRALKIDERFIRSVEERLGLKTEEQCETFRTSIRKIYGQKITVDPNYDFMDNLELVKAVTDVRLKSDIAGAGSLIGALANRTNEENQKLYDRMISTMLDKLGYCRTCAQKTIEYFCTQEDEA, encoded by the coding sequence ATGGCCAACAGCAGCACTCCGACGCTCGCCCAGCATGTTGCCGCGGTCAAGCAGGGCAAACGCCGCTTCGAGAACGCCTTTCAGGGCGTGGCGCGCATGATCCTGGAAAACGAGATCGAGAAGGTCGTCGTCAACGCGCGCACCACCTATGATTTCAAAATTTTCCGCCAGGGACGCCGCCATCCGGTGGGTATGTACGACGAGATCAACAGCTTCGTCGCCTTCGTCAAGGACGCCGCCGAGGGCGGCTCGTCCAAGGAGATGGCCTTTGTGCTGGTGGGCGAGCCGGGCAACGGCAAGACCTTCTTCGTCGAGTATCTGTGCGGCAAGTACCGTGAATTCATCGCCCGCGAGGAAAACCGCAAGCATACCTTCCGCTTCACCGGCATGGAGCGGCTGGGCGGCTACGGCAAGATCGCGCTGATCGAGTCGCAGACCTACGAGGATCCCATGATCCTCGCCATGAATCTCTTCGATGATCCCTCCGAGAACCGCCGCTGGCTGGCCGAGAAGGGCAAGTTCAGCGACGCCGAGCTCGACGCCCTCTATGCCAACTACCGGCCCCTGGGCGCCTGCACCAGCTACATCTGGAACGACATCCGCATCCATTGCGACGGCAAGATCGATGAGATGCTCAAGTTCGTTGAGATTTTGCCCGTGCCCTTGACGGAGAGTCTCGGCACCCTGACCGGCAAGTACGCCGCCAAGGACAAGATCACCTCGAGCGCCGTCGATCTGCTCGGCGAGGAATCCATCCAGCGCCTGCTGCACATCAGCGACACCCACAACCCCTATCGCTTCGATTTGCGGCGCGGCGCCCTGGCGCGGGTCGCGGGGGGCGGCATCCACTTTTCCGATGAGATCTACAAGAACAAAAAAGACCTGGTGCAGGTCTATCTGGGCGTGATCCAAAACCGCATGATCGAGATGGACGGCTACCGCTGGCCCATCGACACTTTGATCATCGCCACCAGCAACAACGCCGAATTCAACCGCTTTCTCGCCGAGAAGGAGGAGGCGCCCATCGTCGATCGCTGCCGCGTCTGCTACGTGAGCCACAACACCAATTACAAGATGCAGAAGCAATTGACCGCCTACGCCATCGGCAGCGAGACCAAGACGACCCTCACCAAGGAACAGCTGCACCAGGATCCCAATCTCAACTACGCGGCTTCCGTGGCTTTTATCCTCTCGCGCCTGCCGCGCTCGGAAAAACTCACGCCCATCGAGACCATGAAGCTGGCCGCGGGCGAAGTGGCCGGCGAAAAGAGCATCAAGGCCCTGGCCGAGGTGATCGACGCCCTCAATCAGGAACCCGACATCACCCGGCGCTTCGGCCAGAAGGGCCTCGGCCAGCGCAACCTGGGGCGTGCCGTGCAGCTGCTCGGCGAGAGCTCGGAGACCAACGAGGGGCGCTGCATGTTCGCCTACGACATTTTCGGCGCGGTGGAAAAGATCATCCTCGACTATGTCTCCGACGCCAACGATCGCGGCAAGTACCTCGAGGATCTCAAGATCGCCAAGGAACTCTACCGCGAGCGCATCATGACCGAGATGTTCAACGCCTACATGGATGAGCCCCAGGCGATCCGCAAGGACGTGATGAACTACGTCAACATGATCATCGGCATCGATGCCGAAAATCTCGGCCCCGACAAGATGTGGAAGTACAAGGATCCGCAGACCGGCCAGCTTCGCGCCCTCAAGATCGACGAGCGCTTCATCCGCAGCGTCGAGGAGCGCCTCGGCCTCAAGACCGAGGAGCAGTGCGAGACGTTTCGCACCTCCATCCGCAAGATCTACGGGCAGAAGATCACCGTCGACCCCAACTACGACTTCATGGACAACCTGGAGCTGGTCAAGGCGGTGACGGACGTGCGCCTCAAGAGCGACATCGCCGGCGCGGGTTCCCTCATCGGTGCCCTGGCCAACCGCACCAACGAGGAAAACCAGAAGCTCTACGACCGCATGATCTCCACCATGCTCGACAAGCTGGGCTATTGCCGGACCTGCGCGCAGAAGACCATCGAGTATTTCTGCACCCAGGAGGATGAGGCTTAG
- a CDS encoding ethylbenzene dehydrogenase-related protein, with amino-acid sequence MKKMRFVFLSAALVATLAALPAQARPTLVAAKVAAAPVIDGAAADAAWASAEELRVRDQVAEVDISLKAVYTAEEIFFLVSYADPEENRLHKPWVWNKSLESYVPGPQREDSFTFKWNMMDRPVDLSNFSDDSYRADVWYWKAGRSDPSGYSDDQTHILSDTPDRRAQEVTSRSGRKRYLVRPPDAGDAASEPRLVLDYEGEVVDQFTHRAPTGSRADIKAKGVWKDGRWTIEFARKLDTGHDDDLRFDPKAGLDYLFGVSIYGLYGEPLDPSQPTRYGQGRISELIHLNFAP; translated from the coding sequence ATGAAAAAAATGCGCTTTGTGTTTCTTTCCGCCGCTCTGGTCGCGACTTTGGCGGCGCTGCCCGCCCAGGCTCGGCCGACCCTGGTCGCGGCCAAGGTCGCCGCGGCCCCCGTGATCGACGGCGCGGCCGCCGACGCCGCGTGGGCGTCGGCCGAGGAACTGCGGGTTCGCGACCAGGTCGCCGAGGTCGATATCTCGCTCAAGGCGGTGTACACCGCGGAGGAGATCTTCTTTCTGGTGTCCTACGCCGATCCCGAGGAAAATCGCCTGCACAAGCCCTGGGTGTGGAACAAGTCCCTGGAGAGCTATGTGCCCGGGCCGCAGCGTGAGGATTCCTTCACCTTCAAGTGGAACATGATGGATCGCCCCGTTGATCTGTCCAACTTTTCCGACGACAGCTATCGCGCCGACGTCTGGTACTGGAAGGCCGGGCGCTCCGATCCCTCGGGTTACTCCGATGACCAGACGCACATTCTCTCCGATACGCCTGATCGCCGTGCCCAGGAGGTCACCAGCCGCAGCGGCCGCAAGCGCTACCTGGTGCGCCCGCCCGATGCCGGAGACGCGGCGTCGGAGCCGCGCCTGGTGCTCGATTACGAGGGCGAGGTGGTGGACCAGTTCACGCATCGCGCCCCCACCGGCAGCCGCGCCGACATCAAGGCCAAGGGCGTCTGGAAGGACGGCCGCTGGACCATCGAGTTCGCGCGCAAGCTCGACACGGGGCACGACGACGATCTGCGCTTTGACCCCAAGGCCGGTCTCGACTATCTGTTCGGCGTCTCCATCTACGGGCTCTACGGCGAACCCCTCGATCCCTCCCAGCCGACCCGCTACGGCCAGGGGCGCATTTCCGAGCTGATTCACCTCAACTTCGCGCCCTAG
- a CDS encoding C40 family peptidase — protein MKPVVVLCLLVALVLSGCSVARAPEPASLDALLIPAPAPQPSLRELGYAVQVGAFASLDNAARFERSLNQRGIDAFYFLDAGLYKVRFGNHASHSAARAQAEQLQAQGLIGEFFIVAPQDYALARIRRGGAGDLRDELVRTAQQFIGVPYRWGGASADDGFDCSGLTLVCYRLNGLDLPRVSASQFNVGRPVDPSRLQQGDLVFFATRGGGQVSHVGLYIGGGRFIHAPRSGQSVRVEHLSNSYYQRTFVGARSYL, from the coding sequence ATGAAGCCTGTTGTTGTCCTGTGCCTGCTGGTCGCCCTGGTGCTGAGCGGATGCTCCGTGGCGCGCGCCCCCGAGCCCGCTTCGCTGGATGCCCTGCTGATTCCGGCGCCCGCGCCGCAACCGAGCCTGCGCGAACTGGGTTATGCCGTCCAGGTCGGTGCTTTCGCCAGCCTGGACAATGCGGCGCGGTTTGAGCGCAGTCTCAATCAGCGCGGCATTGATGCGTTTTATTTCCTTGATGCCGGGCTCTACAAGGTGCGCTTCGGCAATCATGCCAGCCATTCAGCGGCACGCGCCCAGGCCGAGCAGTTGCAGGCGCAGGGTCTGATCGGCGAGTTTTTCATCGTCGCGCCGCAAGATTACGCCCTGGCGCGGATTCGCCGCGGCGGCGCGGGCGATCTGCGGGATGAGCTGGTGCGCACGGCGCAACAGTTCATCGGCGTGCCCTATCGCTGGGGCGGCGCCTCGGCGGATGATGGTTTTGATTGCAGCGGCCTGACCCTGGTCTGCTACCGCCTCAACGGTCTGGATCTGCCGCGCGTTTCGGCGAGTCAGTTCAACGTCGGGCGCCCCGTGGACCCCAGCCGCCTGCAGCAGGGCGATCTGGTGTTCTTCGCCACGCGCGGCGGCGGCCAGGTATCCCACGTGGGCCTCTATATCGGCGGCGGCCGCTTCATTCACGCGCCGCGCAGCGGTCAGAGCGTGCGCGTCGAACACCTCTCCAACAGCTACTATCAGCGCACCTTCGTCGGCGCGCGCAGCTATCTGTGA
- a CDS encoding tetratricopeptide repeat protein — protein sequence MADKARAAPGKQRRVQPAGDLPPRDQLQAQYQGHCARWEEALLNLHRQIRGLLEGNGCNATLKYRVKRFENYYEKLHRAERLEANGATAAICDLLGLRIICPFLEDIEAVERLLTANFPVIEVEHKGAQHSFREFGYDSVHLLVRLDPRQARINLPATRNVCEIQLRTTLQDAWAEVEHELVYKSPSALPKESVKRKLAALNAILTLSDLMFQEIRDFQKEIRKRDEQRRTALGELLHLPGILCLPQSGGVLDGEPALPLATSAGAAGGRLEKAMLAALDAHSRGELDLAESLYGQILEMKLDPKIRALVYNHRGMARFVAGRYREALQDFSQSLRFADDNARALVNRGLCNRLLGRLPQSLKDFEDALALAPANLDGYWGRAQTCYEMGLLGRALADCEKALSLQADFAPARNLAQAIRRNLL from the coding sequence ATGGCTGACAAGGCGCGGGCGGCCCCGGGCAAGCAGCGCCGCGTCCAGCCCGCCGGCGATTTGCCGCCGCGCGACCAATTGCAGGCCCAGTATCAGGGCCATTGCGCGCGCTGGGAAGAGGCGCTGCTCAACCTCCATCGACAGATTCGCGGCCTCTTGGAGGGCAACGGCTGCAACGCGACGCTCAAATACCGCGTCAAGCGCTTCGAGAACTACTACGAAAAGTTGCACCGCGCCGAGCGCCTGGAGGCCAACGGCGCCACGGCCGCCATCTGCGATCTGCTCGGGCTGCGCATCATCTGTCCATTTCTCGAGGACATCGAGGCCGTCGAGCGGCTGCTGACGGCCAATTTTCCCGTCATCGAGGTCGAGCACAAAGGCGCCCAGCATTCCTTCCGCGAGTTCGGCTACGACTCGGTGCACCTGCTGGTGCGGCTTGATCCGCGTCAGGCGCGCATCAATCTGCCGGCCACGCGCAACGTCTGCGAGATCCAGCTGCGCACCACTCTGCAGGACGCCTGGGCCGAGGTCGAGCATGAGCTGGTGTACAAATCGCCCAGCGCCCTGCCCAAGGAATCGGTCAAGCGCAAGCTCGCCGCGCTCAATGCGATTCTGACCCTCTCGGATCTCATGTTCCAGGAGATCCGAGATTTTCAGAAGGAGATCCGCAAGCGCGACGAACAGCGCCGCACCGCCCTGGGTGAGCTGCTGCACCTGCCCGGCATTCTGTGCCTGCCGCAGAGCGGCGGCGTTTTGGACGGCGAGCCCGCCTTGCCCCTGGCGACATCCGCCGGGGCGGCCGGCGGGCGGCTGGAAAAAGCCATGCTGGCCGCCCTTGATGCCCACAGCCGGGGCGAGTTGGACCTCGCCGAAAGTCTTTACGGACAGATTTTGGAGATGAAACTCGATCCCAAGATCCGCGCCCTGGTCTACAACCATCGGGGCATGGCGCGCTTCGTGGCGGGCAGGTATCGCGAGGCCCTGCAGGATTTTTCCCAATCCCTGCGTTTCGCGGACGACAATGCCCGCGCCCTGGTCAATCGCGGCCTGTGCAATCGGCTGCTGGGGCGACTGCCCCAATCCCTCAAGGATTTCGAGGACGCCCTGGCCCTGGCGCCCGCCAATCTGGATGGTTACTGGGGGCGCGCCCAGACCTGTTATGAAATGGGGCTGCTGGGCCGTGCCCTGGCCGACTGCGAAAAGGCTTTGAGTTTGCAGGCGGATTTTGCCCCGGCGCGCAACCTGGCCCAGGCCATTCGCCGCAATTTGCTCTGA
- a CDS encoding dihydroorotate dehydrogenase-like protein, with the protein MMDLTTRYMGLSLPNPLIVASSGLTGSVEGVKRCADAGAGAVVLKSLFEEQILAQTQALGEYADYAGHGEAAEYLHGYGRELGPRTYLKLVEEAKGAVAVPVIASLNCKSASSWVDYARKLEAAGADAIELNLALMPVAEAQPAAAVEELYLRIVREVKARVNIPVAVKVGPYFSAFAHFARKLCGDVMEGPGFSVGWCGPGPTEKNTRWRGADALVLFNRFYQLDIDIEQLKLVAGNPYSSPAEIHTPLRWVSLLAGRIDGDLAATTGVHEGRDVIKQLLAGAQVVQLCSTLYLHGLGRIAQLREELCAWMQAQGFTSLDAFRGRLSQAQSPSPEDHERLQYVKLFSGLD; encoded by the coding sequence ATGATGGATCTGACCACCCGCTACATGGGGCTTTCCCTGCCAAATCCGCTGATCGTCGCCAGCAGCGGCCTGACGGGAAGCGTCGAGGGCGTCAAGCGTTGCGCGGACGCCGGCGCCGGCGCCGTGGTGCTCAAATCCCTGTTCGAGGAACAGATCCTCGCGCAAACCCAGGCCCTCGGCGAGTACGCCGATTACGCAGGCCACGGCGAGGCGGCCGAATACCTTCACGGCTACGGCCGGGAGTTGGGGCCGCGTACCTATCTCAAGCTGGTGGAAGAGGCCAAGGGCGCGGTCGCGGTGCCCGTCATCGCCAGTCTCAACTGCAAGTCCGCCTCTTCCTGGGTGGATTACGCGCGCAAGCTCGAAGCCGCCGGCGCCGATGCCATCGAGCTCAACCTCGCGCTGATGCCCGTGGCCGAGGCGCAGCCCGCCGCAGCGGTGGAAGAGCTCTATCTGCGCATCGTCCGCGAAGTCAAGGCGCGGGTGAACATTCCCGTGGCGGTCAAGGTCGGCCCCTATTTTTCCGCCTTCGCCCATTTCGCCAGGAAGCTGTGCGGCGACGTCATGGAGGGCCCCGGTTTTTCCGTCGGCTGGTGCGGCCCCGGCCCCACGGAAAAAAACACCCGCTGGCGCGGCGCCGACGCCCTGGTGCTGTTCAATCGCTTCTATCAGCTCGACATCGATATCGAGCAGTTGAAGCTGGTGGCGGGCAACCCCTACAGCTCGCCCGCGGAAATCCACACCCCCCTGCGCTGGGTGTCGCTGCTGGCTGGCCGCATCGACGGCGATCTGGCGGCGACGACCGGCGTCCACGAGGGCCGCGATGTCATCAAGCAACTGCTCGCCGGGGCCCAGGTCGTGCAACTGTGCTCGACCCTTTACCTGCATGGGCTGGGGCGCATCGCGCAACTCCGCGAGGAGCTCTGCGCCTGGATGCAGGCCCAAGGCTTCACCAGCCTCGATGCGTTTCGCGGGCGGCTCAGCCAGGCGCAAAGCCCGAGTCCCGAGGATCACGAGCGCTTGCAGTACGTCAAGCTTTTCTCCGGGTTGGATTAG
- a CDS encoding methyl-accepting chemotaxis protein codes for MTARRLSIKTARILGLGAMVIIIALLSLLSVYLTDRLDTELRHGMAFRARVQALDGLLNEFIEARGRLTQFVIEEETDVSPLVGQVRALQTKAETMLEGFPEGEDRGLVEEFVGQIRQYRAAMAAYAYELSLRRTGDGARSWEKNLMDIERKAHDLSLELKNRFRQSMTKRDQALAELARQGRFFSLAFGAMGLLSALLVALLLQRALKKPVQDLVRVAEAVAGGDLAQNVQGDARDELGTLASAIAAMMGSLQRIVRQIQKTTGEMEGSAAQLSRLATEVSGGASRQEQEIFSANASVAQLDAIVHQISDQVQRLTDSLNRSSSSTEQITAAIRETSSLSDSLAVEVEQITSALVEMNANVQEIVIFLDYLSDASREMSSSAEEMAESSGLVGSNGREATRLAREVKEVAEARGLDLLAEMEKVTAKNKELVEDYRDFIAGLDKKSSEIGRIVHVIGGIAEQTNLLSLNASIIAAQAGEHGRGFAVVADEVRNLSFATSNNLREISEAIGGVQNEVEQAVHKVERLLDGADSSLAATKSVGAVLKDIVTYSNRSLEMAGSIEVAAQEQMHRSQEMKRKATTNAEQVYKAKDMIGEQKKGAGMILMSSENLRDVVLALKRNTREQAEGSAVISRSMIELHHFSQEIGEAMGSEQALSRALVDSLEQISQVAKANMAATETLERGVESLRDLSARLQPEVRHFRLAEGVEEPG; via the coding sequence ATGACAGCGCGACGACTTTCGATCAAAACGGCGAGGATTCTTGGACTCGGGGCGATGGTGATCATCATCGCCCTGCTGAGCCTTCTGTCGGTGTATCTCACCGATCGGCTCGACACCGAGCTGCGGCACGGCATGGCCTTTCGCGCCCGGGTGCAGGCCCTTGATGGGTTGCTGAACGAATTCATCGAGGCGCGCGGTCGCCTGACCCAGTTTGTCATCGAGGAAGAAACGGATGTTTCTCCTCTGGTCGGCCAGGTCAGGGCCTTGCAGACCAAGGCGGAAACCATGCTGGAAGGTTTTCCCGAGGGCGAGGATCGTGGGCTCGTGGAGGAATTTGTCGGGCAGATCCGGCAATATCGCGCGGCCATGGCCGCCTATGCCTACGAGCTCTCGTTGCGGCGCACCGGTGACGGCGCGCGCAGCTGGGAAAAGAATCTGATGGACATCGAGCGCAAGGCGCACGATCTGTCCCTTGAGCTCAAGAACCGCTTTCGCCAGAGCATGACCAAGCGCGACCAGGCCCTGGCCGAGTTGGCCCGGCAGGGACGTTTCTTCAGCCTGGCCTTCGGCGCGATGGGCCTGCTCTCTGCGCTTTTGGTGGCTCTGCTGCTGCAACGCGCCCTGAAAAAGCCGGTCCAGGATCTGGTGCGGGTCGCCGAGGCCGTCGCCGGCGGCGATCTGGCGCAGAACGTTCAGGGAGACGCGCGCGACGAACTGGGCACCCTGGCATCGGCCATCGCCGCCATGATGGGCAGCCTGCAGCGCATCGTGCGCCAGATCCAGAAAACCACCGGCGAAATGGAGGGCTCGGCGGCGCAGCTCAGCCGCCTGGCGACCGAGGTCTCCGGCGGGGCGTCGCGTCAGGAACAGGAGATTTTCAGCGCCAACGCCTCCGTCGCCCAACTCGACGCCATCGTGCACCAGATTTCCGACCAGGTGCAGCGCCTGACCGACAGCCTCAACCGCTCCTCGAGTTCCACGGAGCAGATCACCGCGGCCATTCGGGAAACCTCCTCCTTGTCGGATTCACTGGCCGTTGAGGTCGAGCAGATCACCAGCGCCCTGGTGGAAATGAACGCCAACGTGCAGGAGATCGTGATTTTTCTCGATTATCTCAGCGACGCCTCGCGCGAGATGAGCTCGTCTGCCGAGGAAATGGCCGAATCGAGCGGCCTGGTCGGCAGCAACGGCCGCGAGGCGACGCGCCTGGCGCGCGAAGTCAAGGAAGTGGCCGAGGCGCGCGGCCTGGACCTGCTGGCCGAAATGGAAAAAGTGACGGCGAAAAACAAGGAACTGGTCGAGGATTATCGCGACTTCATTGCCGGCCTTGATAAAAAATCCAGCGAAATCGGCCGCATCGTTCACGTCATCGGCGGCATCGCCGAGCAGACCAACCTGTTGTCGCTCAACGCATCCATCATCGCCGCCCAGGCGGGCGAGCACGGCCGCGGCTTCGCCGTGGTCGCCGACGAGGTGCGCAACCTCTCCTTCGCCACCTCCAACAACCTTCGGGAGATCAGCGAGGCCATCGGCGGCGTGCAGAACGAGGTCGAGCAGGCGGTGCACAAGGTCGAGCGGCTGCTCGATGGGGCCGATTCGAGCCTGGCCGCGACCAAAAGCGTGGGCGCTGTTCTCAAGGACATCGTCACCTACTCCAACCGCTCCCTGGAGATGGCCGGCAGCATCGAGGTCGCCGCCCAGGAGCAGATGCACCGCAGCCAGGAGATGAAGCGCAAGGCGACGACCAACGCCGAGCAGGTTTATAAAGCCAAGGATATGATCGGCGAGCAGAAAAAGGGCGCGGGGATGATTCTGATGTCCTCGGAGAACCTGCGCGACGTGGTCCTGGCCCTCAAGCGCAACACGCGCGAGCAGGCCGAGGGCAGCGCGGTCATTTCGCGCTCCATGATCGAACTGCACCATTTTTCCCAGGAGATCGGCGAGGCGATGGGCAGCGAACAGGCGCTGAGCCGGGCCCTGGTGGACTCCCTGGAACAGATCAGCCAGGTGGCCAAAGCCAACATGGCGGCCACCGAGACCCTGGAGCGCGGGGTCGAGAGCCTGCGCGATCTGTCCGCGCGGCTGCAACCCGAGGTGCGGCATTTTCGTCTCGCCGAAGGTGTCGAGGAGCCGGGCTGA
- a CDS encoding hotdog fold thioesterase — MSIWFRTPNLADLNRKTQDNMCGHLAMEFTEIGDAHLSARMPVDTRTIQPAGLLHGGASVALAETLGSFAAYLCVDSHKKACVGQEINANHLRAVRGGWVTGTARPLHLGKRSQVWDIRIHDEGGALICVSRLTVAVVERRPRA; from the coding sequence ATGTCCATCTGGTTTCGCACGCCGAATCTCGCCGATCTCAACCGCAAGACCCAGGACAACATGTGCGGCCATCTCGCCATGGAATTCACCGAAATCGGTGACGCCCATCTGAGCGCACGCATGCCTGTCGACACCCGCACCATCCAACCGGCGGGGCTGCTGCACGGCGGCGCCTCGGTGGCCCTGGCCGAGACCCTGGGCAGCTTCGCCGCCTATCTGTGCGTCGATTCCCACAAAAAAGCCTGCGTCGGCCAGGAAATCAACGCCAACCACCTGCGCGCGGTGCGCGGCGGCTGGGTCACCGGCACGGCGCGCCCGCTGCACCTGGGCAAGCGCAGCCAGGTCTGGGACATCCGCATCCACGACGAAGGGGGCGCGCTGATCTGCGTGTCGCGCCTCACCGTGGCCGTGGTCGAGCGCCGCCCGCGCGCCTGA